The following proteins come from a genomic window of Crassostrea angulata isolate pt1a10 chromosome 1, ASM2561291v2, whole genome shotgun sequence:
- the LOC128170137 gene encoding glycine-rich protein 3-like gives MRNTILALVLVACMVSLTSARTPPYHGKCYYWKRCSIWRPCGWGKYCDFRYGHHGYCCSQYHGGHGHGYDGYGGNGGYGYDGYGHHVGRY, from the exons ATGAGGAACACTATTCTTGCTTTGGTTCTCGTCGCGTGTATGGTGTCTTTGACATCGG CTCGGACTCCTCCTTATCATGGAAAATGCTACTACTGGAAAAGATGTAGCATCTGGAGGCCATGCGGCTGGGGAAAATATTGCGACTTTAGATATGGCCATCATGGTTACTGCTGTAGTCAAT ATCATGGCGGACACGGCCATGGCTACGATGGCTACGGTGGCAATGGAGGTTATGGTTATGACGGCTATGGTCATCATGTTGGTCGTTATTAA